One Prevotella melaninogenica DNA window includes the following coding sequences:
- a CDS encoding NAD(P)-dependent oxidoreductase, with product MKVLIATEKPFAPSAVQGITTELKNAGHEVVLLEKYTEKAELLEAVKDADAMIVRSDKVTPEVLDAAKQLKIVVRAGAGYDSIDTAYAKEKNVVVENTPGQNSNAVAELVFGLLVYAVRSFYNGKAGTELMGKKLGILAFGNVGRNVARIAKGFGMEVYAYDAFCPAEAIEAAGVHACKIQDELFQTCDVLSLHIPATPQTVKSIDYRLVNLLPKKGILINTARKEVINEEELLKLMAEREDLKFVTDIMPDADAEFKKFEGRYFSTPKKMGAQTAEANNNAGIAAAKQINAFFATGDTKFQVNK from the coding sequence ATGAAAGTTTTAATTGCAACTGAAAAACCATTTGCACCATCTGCAGTGCAAGGTATTACAACCGAACTTAAGAATGCAGGACATGAGGTTGTTCTGCTTGAAAAATATACAGAGAAAGCTGAATTGCTTGAAGCAGTAAAAGATGCTGATGCAATGATCGTACGCTCTGACAAAGTTACACCAGAAGTACTTGACGCAGCTAAGCAGTTGAAGATAGTTGTTCGTGCAGGTGCTGGTTATGACTCTATTGATACAGCCTATGCAAAGGAGAAGAATGTTGTTGTAGAAAATACTCCTGGACAGAACTCTAATGCTGTTGCTGAACTTGTATTTGGTTTGTTGGTATATGCCGTACGTAGTTTCTATAATGGCAAGGCTGGTACAGAATTGATGGGCAAGAAACTTGGTATTCTTGCTTTCGGTAATGTTGGTCGTAATGTAGCTCGTATCGCCAAAGGCTTTGGTATGGAAGTGTACGCATACGATGCATTCTGCCCTGCAGAGGCTATTGAAGCAGCGGGTGTTCATGCTTGTAAGATACAAGATGAATTATTCCAGACTTGTGACGTTTTGTCACTCCATATCCCTGCAACTCCACAGACCGTTAAGAGTATTGATTATCGTTTAGTTAACCTTCTCCCAAAGAAGGGTATCCTCATTAATACTGCCCGCAAGGAAGTTATCAATGAGGAGGAACTTCTGAAGTTGATGGCTGAGCGTGAAGACTTGAAGTTTGTGACAGATATTATGCCTGATGCTGATGCTGAATTCAAGAAATTTGAAGGACGTTACTTCTCTACTCCAAAGAAGATGGGTGCACAGACAGCTGAAGCTAATAATAATGCTGGTATTGCTGCAGCAAAGCAGATTAATGCTTTCTTTGCTACAGGTGATACTAAATTCCAAGTAAATAAATAA
- a CDS encoding DEAD/DEAH box helicase encodes MNNNILNKLGITLNAMQEATADAVLHTGKDVVVMSPTGSGKTYAYLLPLIQRLDASSDALQAVVLVPGRELALQSANVLKDMGSGLRSMPLYGGRPTMEEHRVLRDVKPQIVFATPGRLNDHLDKANINAETIKWLVIDEFDKCLEFGFQDEMMSILCKLPNIERRILLSATESETIPNFVSMGRTVHLDYRTEDENIPDRIRLYTVTSPEKDKLEVLKKLLLSLGDKSSIVFLNYRDSVERTALFLKENGFTISWFHGGLDQREREASLYRFSNGSAPILVSTDLASRGLDIPDVDNIIHYHFPETEDSYVHRVGRTARWDKEGRTFFILGPEEHLPEYVTNEHEEYKIPETLPKPAQPRMATIYIGKGKKDKISKIDIVGFLCKKGGLKSSEIGKIDVKDRFTYVAVSRTKIKEIISLTKGEKIKGIRTVVEEVR; translated from the coding sequence ATGAATAATAATATTCTTAATAAACTTGGCATCACGCTCAATGCAATGCAGGAGGCTACGGCTGATGCAGTATTGCATACGGGTAAAGATGTTGTAGTGATGTCACCGACAGGTTCAGGTAAGACTTATGCTTACCTCCTACCATTAATTCAGCGGTTAGATGCTTCGTCAGATGCACTGCAGGCTGTAGTGTTGGTACCTGGACGTGAATTGGCATTGCAGTCAGCTAATGTTCTTAAGGATATGGGTAGTGGCTTACGCTCTATGCCTTTATATGGTGGACGTCCAACAATGGAAGAGCATCGTGTATTGAGAGATGTAAAACCTCAGATAGTCTTTGCTACTCCAGGACGTTTAAACGATCATCTTGATAAGGCTAATATTAATGCAGAAACGATAAAGTGGCTTGTCATTGATGAGTTTGACAAGTGTCTTGAATTTGGTTTTCAAGACGAAATGATGAGTATTCTCTGTAAGTTACCAAATATAGAAAGACGAATCCTACTTTCAGCAACAGAGTCTGAAACTATTCCTAATTTTGTATCAATGGGTAGGACCGTTCATTTGGATTATCGTACAGAAGATGAGAATATTCCTGATCGTATACGTCTCTACACAGTTACAAGTCCCGAAAAGGATAAACTTGAGGTATTGAAGAAACTTCTCCTTTCTTTAGGTGACAAAAGTAGTATTGTATTCTTGAATTATCGTGACTCCGTAGAACGCACAGCTTTATTCTTAAAGGAGAATGGTTTTACAATCAGTTGGTTCCATGGTGGCTTAGACCAGCGTGAACGTGAAGCATCTCTGTATCGTTTCTCAAATGGTTCTGCACCAATACTTGTTAGTACCGACTTAGCTTCACGTGGGTTGGATATACCAGATGTTGACAATATTATTCATTATCATTTCCCTGAAACTGAAGATAGCTATGTGCATAGAGTAGGGCGTACAGCACGTTGGGACAAGGAAGGAAGAACCTTCTTCATTCTTGGTCCAGAAGAACATTTGCCAGAGTATGTTACCAATGAGCATGAAGAATATAAGATACCAGAGACTTTACCAAAACCAGCTCAGCCTCGTATGGCAACAATATATATAGGTAAAGGAAAGAAAGATAAAATCTCAAAAATAGATATTGTAGGCTTTCTTTGTAAGAAAGGCGGATTAAAGTCTTCTGAAATTGGAAAGATTGATGTGAAAGATCGTTTTACTTATGTAGCAGTTTCACGCACAAAGATTAAAGAAATAATTTCATTGACTAAAGGTGAAAAAATAAAGGGTATTCGTACCGTTGTGGAAGAGGTAAGGTGA
- a CDS encoding IMPACT family protein, with the protein MDSDKYKTIKEKAISEGYYSEKRSKFLAFAHHVDSVEEALEIVKEYRKKYYDARHCCYAYRVGFDGTEFRANDDGEPSSTAGKPILGQIDSYGLTNTLICVIRYYGGINLGTGGLIVAYREAAADALSNSEIEEKFIEEEVKYTFTYPMMNDVMRIIKEMNPRIVNQVFDNTCEVVLSIRKGQAEELRTRLKKLSFD; encoded by the coding sequence ATGGATAGCGATAAATATAAGACAATAAAAGAGAAAGCGATTAGCGAGGGATATTACTCTGAAAAGCGGAGTAAGTTCCTCGCTTTTGCGCATCATGTTGATTCTGTCGAAGAGGCGTTAGAGATAGTAAAAGAATATCGAAAGAAGTATTATGATGCTCGCCATTGCTGCTATGCTTATAGAGTAGGTTTTGATGGTACTGAATTCCGAGCAAATGATGATGGAGAACCGTCTTCAACAGCAGGTAAGCCTATTCTTGGACAGATTGACAGTTACGGATTAACAAATACACTCATTTGTGTTATTCGGTATTATGGAGGTATAAACCTCGGTACTGGTGGTTTGATTGTTGCTTACCGTGAGGCTGCAGCAGATGCATTATCAAATAGCGAGATAGAAGAAAAATTCATTGAGGAGGAAGTGAAATATACATTTACTTATCCGATGATGAATGATGTTATGCGAATCATTAAGGAAATGAATCCTCGCATTGTTAATCAAGTATTTGACAATACTTGTGAAGTTGTTCTTTCTATCAGAAAAGGGCAGGCAGAAGAACTACGCACTCGACTGAAGAAATTGTCTTTTGATTGA
- a CDS encoding DUF1015 domain-containing protein, giving the protein MAVIKPFKGIRPPKDLVESVASRPYDVLDSEEARAEAGDNEKSLYHIIKPEINFEVGTSEYDPRAYNSAVEQFQKFQNEGWLVQDDKEHYYIYAQTMNGKTQYGLVVGAYVNDYLTGNIKKHELTRRDKEEDRMKHVRICNANVEPVFFAYPDNQVLDTLLARYAATKPEYDFVAPDDGFRHQFWVITDEADIKTITEEFKKMPSLYIADGHHRSAAAALVGAEKAKNNENHKGDEEYNYFMAVCFQASQLTILDYNRVIKDLNGMEVAEFLKALEKNFTVELKGQDEYRPTKLHEFSMYLDGNWYSLVAKPGTYDDNDPIGVLDVDISSRLILDELMGIKDLRSDKRIDFVGGLRGLGELKRRVDSGEMRWALALYPVSMQQIMDIADSGKIMPPKATWFEPKLRSGLVIHKLD; this is encoded by the coding sequence ATGGCAGTAATAAAACCTTTTAAAGGTATCCGCCCTCCAAAGGACTTGGTTGAGTCTGTCGCAAGTCGTCCATACGATGTTTTGGATTCTGAAGAAGCTCGTGCAGAAGCTGGAGACAACGAGAAGAGTTTATATCATATCATCAAACCAGAAATCAACTTTGAAGTTGGCACAAGTGAATATGATCCAAGAGCTTATAATAGTGCTGTTGAACAATTCCAGAAGTTCCAAAATGAAGGTTGGTTAGTCCAAGACGATAAGGAACATTATTATATCTATGCACAAACTATGAATGGCAAAACTCAATATGGTCTTGTTGTTGGAGCATATGTTAATGATTATCTGACTGGTAATATCAAGAAGCATGAGCTAACTCGTAGAGATAAGGAAGAAGACCGTATGAAACATGTTCGCATTTGTAATGCTAATGTTGAACCAGTGTTCTTTGCTTATCCTGATAATCAGGTACTTGATACTTTGTTGGCTCGATATGCTGCAACAAAACCTGAATATGATTTTGTTGCACCTGATGATGGTTTCAGACATCAGTTCTGGGTTATTACAGATGAAGCTGACATCAAGACTATAACTGAAGAGTTTAAGAAGATGCCAAGTCTTTATATTGCAGATGGACACCATCGTTCTGCTGCAGCTGCTTTAGTAGGTGCAGAGAAGGCTAAGAACAATGAAAATCATAAGGGTGACGAGGAGTATAACTACTTTATGGCAGTATGCTTCCAGGCAAGTCAATTAACGATTCTTGACTATAATCGTGTTATCAAGGATTTAAATGGCATGGAAGTTGCTGAGTTCTTAAAAGCTTTGGAGAAGAACTTTACTGTTGAGCTGAAAGGACAAGATGAATATCGCCCAACAAAGTTGCATGAATTCTCTATGTACCTTGACGGCAACTGGTATAGCTTGGTTGCTAAACCTGGTACATACGATGATAATGACCCTATTGGTGTTCTTGATGTTGACATCTCAAGTCGATTAATTTTGGACGAACTAATGGGCATTAAAGACCTCCGTTCAGACAAACGTATTGATTTCGTTGGTGGTCTGCGTGGTCTTGGAGAACTGAAGCGTCGTGTTGATAGTGGTGAAATGCGTTGGGCATTGGCACTCTATCCTGTATCAATGCAGCAGATTATGGATATTGCTGATAGTGGAAAGATTATGCCACCTAAGGCAACATGGTTTGAACCAAAACTTCGTTCTGGTCTTGTCATCCATAAGCTGGATTGA
- the serC gene encoding 3-phosphoserine/phosphohydroxythreonine transaminase, giving the protein MKKYNFGAGPCILPREVIEKTANAILDFNGIGLSIAEISHRSKDFQPVMDEAMALVKEVLNVPEGYSVLFLGGGASLEFCMIPFNFLVKKAGYLNTGVWAKKAMKEAKLFGDVVEVASSADENYTYLPKNFDVPTDLDYLHITTNNTIYGTEYHKDLDVPVRLIGDMSSDIFSRPVDVSKYDCIYGGAQKNLSMAGVTFIIIKDEVLGRVQREIPTMLDYRTHIKKGSMFNTPPVVPIYTALENLRWIKANGGVEAMEKLAKERADIVYGEIDRNKLFRGTVKCEEDRSYMNICFVLNDEYAELQDEFFKFATERGMVGIKGHRDVGGFRASCYNAMTVEGCKALVETMKEFEAKH; this is encoded by the coding sequence ATGAAAAAGTACAATTTTGGTGCAGGTCCATGTATCCTTCCACGTGAAGTAATCGAAAAGACAGCAAATGCCATTTTAGATTTTAATGGAATTGGTCTCTCAATTGCAGAAATCAGCCATCGTTCAAAGGATTTCCAGCCAGTAATGGACGAAGCTATGGCTTTAGTAAAGGAAGTATTAAATGTCCCAGAGGGCTATTCAGTGCTTTTCTTGGGTGGTGGTGCATCACTTGAGTTCTGCATGATTCCTTTCAACTTCTTGGTAAAGAAGGCTGGTTATTTAAATACTGGTGTTTGGGCAAAGAAGGCCATGAAGGAAGCTAAGTTGTTTGGAGATGTTGTTGAAGTTGCTTCATCTGCAGATGAAAACTATACATATCTTCCAAAGAACTTCGATGTTCCTACAGACTTGGATTATTTGCACATCACAACCAATAACACAATTTATGGTACTGAATATCACAAAGATTTAGATGTACCAGTTCGTTTGATTGGTGATATGTCTTCAGATATCTTTAGCCGTCCAGTTGATGTTTCTAAGTACGACTGCATCTATGGTGGTGCACAGAAGAATCTTTCTATGGCAGGTGTGACATTCATCATTATTAAGGATGAAGTTCTTGGTCGTGTACAACGTGAAATCCCAACAATGTTGGATTATCGTACACATATCAAGAAGGGTTCTATGTTCAATACTCCTCCTGTAGTGCCTATCTATACCGCTTTAGAGAACCTTCGTTGGATTAAAGCGAACGGTGGTGTTGAAGCAATGGAGAAACTTGCTAAGGAGCGTGCTGATATTGTTTACGGTGAAATCGATCGCAATAAGTTGTTCCGTGGTACAGTTAAGTGTGAGGAAGATCGCTCTTACATGAACATCTGCTTCGTTCTCAACGATGAGTATGCAGAATTACAAGATGAGTTCTTTAAGTTCGCTACTGAAAGAGGAATGGTTGGTATCAAGGGGCACCGCGATGTTGGTGGTTTCCGTGCAAGCTGCTACAACGCTATGACAGTTGAAGGCTGCAAGGCTCTTGTTGAAACAATGAAGGAGTTTGAAGCTAAACACTAA
- a CDS encoding DNA-deoxyinosine glycosylase yields MTLHEAIIYVLEGYGSAMSSAEIAQEIFDKKLYLQQAGSMAPAKQIRDRARKYPQLFIIEDGKIRLKTSLDFTDSQKNKSSINLCQFTSSPFPKSKCKENLPSVSQDMSSNFKQGLVPWVNEKTKVLILGTMPGDISIQQQSYYLNPRNTFWKIINNLFNSTSRLEKSRSFLNKIGIGLWDVYKEGLRKGSLDTGFIGNPSTNEIKDLLNQYQSIKYLIFNGQKAYKAFLKAIGKVNIPCYVFPSMSSAYSRMTFEEKLKVWTKLKELLK; encoded by the coding sequence ATGACTTTACATGAAGCTATTATTTACGTATTAGAAGGCTATGGTTCCGCGATGAGCTCTGCTGAAATAGCCCAGGAAATATTTGACAAGAAATTATATCTGCAACAGGCAGGTTCTATGGCTCCAGCCAAACAGATAAGAGATCGTGCAAGAAAATATCCACAGCTTTTTATTATTGAAGACGGTAAAATACGCCTTAAAACATCTTTAGACTTCACTGATAGTCAAAAGAATAAATCGTCAATTAATCTTTGTCAGTTTACCTCTTCACCATTTCCCAAAAGCAAATGTAAAGAAAATTTGCCATCAGTTTCTCAAGATATGTCTTCTAATTTTAAACAGGGACTTGTTCCATGGGTAAATGAGAAAACCAAGGTACTCATCTTAGGTACTATGCCTGGAGATATTTCTATCCAGCAGCAGTCCTACTATCTTAATCCACGCAATACGTTTTGGAAGATTATCAATAATCTTTTCAATTCAACAAGTAGATTAGAAAAGAGCCGTTCATTTCTTAACAAAATCGGTATAGGGCTGTGGGATGTTTATAAGGAAGGTTTAAGAAAAGGTAGTCTTGATACAGGCTTCATCGGCAATCCTTCTACTAATGAGATAAAAGACCTACTGAATCAATATCAATCCATTAAATACCTTATCTTTAATGGTCAAAAAGCATATAAGGCTTTCCTAAAGGCAATTGGCAAAGTTAATATACCATGTTATGTCTTTCCATCAATGTCTTCTGCCTATAGCCGAATGACATTCGAAGAGAAGTTGAAAGTATGGACTAAACTAAAGGAGTTGCTGAAATGA